In Lathyrus oleraceus cultivar Zhongwan6 chromosome 2, CAAS_Psat_ZW6_1.0, whole genome shotgun sequence, the DNA window acactccgatcttgcgaaggtttgccaagggttgaagttccattggtcgttcactttacgcatatgccattctcctaggctagctgggggatctgggatattctggaccatactgaactgcagcttcacacgatcggtgttgtgcatctccatagttgtgaaccgtattatcggtgtgcatgttgtccatacggctgcgtcttcagcgttgacctcatggtcatgatccaaattaaggtatgcacgccaaataaactgaaatgttaaagaagataggattataatgaatgtagaaaaagttaacATAATATGACGAAATAATGAAGTTATTTagcttacgtctgtcggtcgaaggtgatccaacaggttgcgatactgagtaatacagtgtctcggacatctgctgtaactcataccacgtgccgaccatctacaccaaaaagttaaaaaaaaatagtttgaccgaacatctgaaaacataaatatttctaattgattacaacaatcaaattaatgtcgtctcgaccgaacatcatttccctaacatccttatcagtcttcattcgcacccaaccaaagatactgtcaagtctctcaatacttctgatttttccccttctggtattttcccgtctaaccatcgaaccagctccctcttcagttgatcgaacgttgtgatgttccaaaacagcatcagcaattgaggtttgtctctcgcataaatcaccttaccgtatcggcgacgaacaccaaacatgatagccaaatgattatatgagctgtggaacaattggtcacacaacgcatctatttataagacaaaaaaggcattttatgagggagtcgccaattgaattggcgactactcttaaaacctacacataggcgtcaatcggattggctagggcacctgccctagccaatccaattggcgcctctATTCCAGTTTTAAGAagagtcgccatatgaacaactttcatgttcatcaaaaatccatttgaaacttggaagctcatcattcatttcaaaacattataggtcattttgacagaaaccctaattttgggtcaagttcgcaaggacctaactcactcatttttaattattttgaggtgggatcaagtgcattggaaaatttgatatgtctacttcaattgttatgttggacaaaatttcataattctaaaagaaacacatgggataatacaaaacattataggtcagataacaattgaaaaactcagaagtccaacttcaactgcccataactttctcataaaaaatccaaatgatgcaaaatttatgtccaaattcattgtcttgaaaagatctacaactttcatgttggagatTTTGACATTTTAGGattttttaagggagtcgccaattgaattggcgcctcctcttaaaacttacacataggcaccaattggattggctagggcacctgccctagccaatccaattggcgcctccattcaagttttaagaggagtagccaattcaattggcgcctcctcctaaaagtggggtagattgggaatttttCTGAAAACTAGAatattttgagaatttttttgaaaaactggattatctcggtaaaaaaacctACACTTATATACATCTTTGTTACACCGCACCAAATGCTCATACAAGATCAACTCCTTACTTTTTTGTTCTACACCCAAATACTATTGATAATTTAGAAGACGTAAAGCATCATTGAAGTGATAAAACATAATAATTAGTAGTATGATTTATAgttatatttttatattttattaaaaaatttaaaaagtGAACACAAATTTAGATAAAATCATCTGACGTAAGGTGGTGTGAGCAGCTACTCGGTGACCTTACATCCAACCATAACTCCAACGTTGAATAAAGAGTGAAAATGAGTTGAAAATTAATGGGAATCTCGATGGCCTTATCCATTTTCAAACTTGTCCACCATACTACTAGATAGAAACTGACCCTACAGCTTATCAAAACGAAGAAAAGAAAAGAAACTGACGCTACACGCAGAGCGCTTTAAAAAGTGAAATAATTACAGCACTGATACTTCATTTAAAATATACATACTCGTATATACTATAGAAATATTAATATTAGTTATACTtcattttaaaattatttaaatatataCTTTAGAGATTCGTTACCTATAATGAGAATCTAAAAATATCAAACACACATAATATAAAAACACTTGATTGTTAAACATATTTTTCCATGTTTGTTGAGAATAACAAGTAAAAATTCGAAATTTTGAGAAAAaaatttatattaattaaaaatataaagatttgaatatttataattgaaaaaataatattataaataattttaatgTGTTAGATGAGTATGTGATATATTTCTCACAAATATTTCATTTTAGTtaaaaaattttttttttaaaaactaattTAACCCATTATTGTGTGTGCTTgtattattttttattatgaatAATAATAACAAGTAAAATCATAGAAGAAGTGAATTTTAAAGTTTTTCCAACAAAACTAATATACAAAGCATCGAGCAAGATTCTTTTCAACTATGTTGCCCGAAAATCCTAACTGCCAAATGAAGTTCTAAAGTCAAACGATATGATATCCATATAATTGTTCAAAATCacttcatatatatatatatatatatatatatatatatatatatatatatatatatatatatatatatatatatatatatatatatatatataattgtttaaaattcaattcaatttAGATCAAAATTATGTATTTTTGCAATTTCATAACTAGTGTTCTTTCTTATTCCCttatcttttatttatttattttgtttgaAATTATTTGTtcttttaaaatattaatataatatttattatttattttcattaatttatctttatttgttttattttaatttatataattatttattatttataaaattattttaataaataatatttattttatcaTTGAAATCAACCTAGTTAAttattaatttgaaaaatataatttttttttaaaaaaaacactAAGACGGATGAGGTAGTTCATATTATATAATCAAGATTATATAATGTGCtatgaatttttatttttatgattaTCCATACATAATTTTAAAACATCCAACTTCTTTGCAATGATTCCGTCTAAAAAATCATCTTTGTAATAATGATATATATCCATCCATTGGTTTTATGTTTctcaaaaacaaaaaaaaaacgcATAAATATGAAAAGAATATAAACCTAACCTATCATGTCCACttgtttttccttttttttcAAAATGGGCCAATGCAATAAAGAATAATTAAAGGTTGGTCTAGCTTTACCCCACGCCTATTAATTTTATAAATACAAGTAACCTCATCAAAATTCAAGCAATTCACACATGCACATTCCCACAAATATAAttcatttttgaatttttcaaCCTCTTACTTACTCGTCACTACGTCTCTTATAAATAAATACAATTCAAAACCTCAAAgaaacacaacaacaacaaccaccacgTATAAGACAGTGGAGAATCTATAGAACAACCAATCATGGGAAACACCATAGGAAAAAGCAAAAAAGCAAAGATTATGAAGGTAGATGGAGAAACCTTCAAAGTAAAAACTCCAACGACATCAAACGACGTCGTCAAAGACTATCCCAACCACGTTCTCCTCGACTCTCAAGCCGTAAAACACTTCGGGCTTCGGGCCAAACCATTAGAGCCCAACCAAGAATTAAAGCCCAAGAAAATCTACTTCCTCGTAGATTTACCCAAAATTAAGCCCGAAGAAGATAAACCGTCACTACCGAGAAGAGCGCAATCTAGTGGAATAAGGAACATGAATGCTAAGGATAGACTCGAGTTGTTAATGCTATCAAAACGCTCCGTTTCGGATATTTCGTCGGTGAAACCGTTACCTGGTTTGGGCTTAGATGGGCCCATGAGGGTGAAGATGAGGCTTCCTAAAGCCCAGTTGGAGAAGTTGATGGAAGAGAGTAATGATAAGGCTGAGGTGGCTGAGAAGATTATGAGTTTGTATATGGAAACGagtggtggtggtggtggtgatGCGGTGGAGCATGACGGTGTCGTTTTGAGTCAAAATCGTAAGCCACGTGGGGTATgtatttatttatatttatattttgtttttattattttggaatttttttgcTTCAAATAATGTTAAACATGTAAATGTCAAAAGAATTTTGAAGGTTTCACATGCTAACGAACCACTAGAGAAAAACTTGCAACTTTTTGGGTTATTACATGTGCACtcaattattttttatatattgcATGTGCACTCAATATATATTAGTGTTACTTGTTGTGGCCGTATACAATTTATTTTAACGAAGACTTTGGCATATTAAAATACCCAATTTAGAAAggagaaaataaaaataaaaactaagaGGAAATAACATTTTAAATTTGTTATGAACATTTAGAGCTCGTTtggtaaataggataggataGGATAATTATAGTTTTATCCTATCATATATTTAGTATATGTTTGGTGCATATGATCATATTGTTTTACTATGTATGATATAAAATAAATAGGCATATGATAAATTATATATGGTATTTAAATTACAAAATTTCCTAcaaatttaattatattttttaaaattagttttaatattttattaatttaataataataaaaatttaaaataattaaataaattttaataaCTTTTAGAAAAATTGATTAAAACTTTTAAATAATAagttttaaaattttgatataCATATCATGAGTAAATAAGTAGTTTTATAAGAAATATATTTTATGTAAGAAATATatttattgaatttatttacatatcATAAGTAAATAAGTATTTTTATAAGaaatatattaaataattttaTTCATTATAAGAAATATATTTTATGAAatgaaaaaaatataattttaacAATGTCTTTTGTATAAAAAATGAAGttaatatttataatatttttaaaaattttaataattattttattatgataataatttaaatatttttttggaCATATTATTTTATCAATTTAATATTAAATTCCTTTTATGTTGTATGTATATTATATGAAATTTCAATTTTCAATTTTGTAATATAGAATTTTAAAGATAAATAATCTAGTTATTTTATTAACTTAAATTCAGGATTAAGATTTGAAGTAAATAAAATTGATAATGATAAAATTTAGGATTAATTTATTaaatttaattgatatacacaTCGTAAATAATTTTTACATTATCAGTTTATAATTGATGTTTTTTCTTTAATCACATATAAACCGATGttataaatttttttatattaCATATCAATTAATCTCTAATTTATTATATTTTACTATGTTAATAAATAATAAACTGAAATATGATATAATACAGTTAACATATGATTCTTATCCCACGGATCAAATGAGCCTTTAATATTTTGAACTTAATATTTGCagatttttaaaaattaatttacATTTTTTTCCTATTTGCTACTACATCATTCTTCTAAGAAATTGTGTTAGTAAATTAATGTCATTTTGTTAAATATTCTGCAGAAACGAGTAAGTTTTAGCCCAGTGGAAATTGAAGAAAGTCACGTAGCAGCAGCTTCTCAATAGCAAGTATTTTTTTAATTAGTAGTACTTCATGATACTTAGATATGTACATTTGTACCGGAATACATAAATacatatatgtatatataaaatGCAGGAATGATTTAATGCATACGAAGACCTAAGACGAATTTTAAAgtaattattttttaattataatttaatttttagtAAAATTAGTTATATTCAAGCACGACACTCATATAAAATCACTTTATAATCTCCATTCACACctaattaatcaaaattattaGCTATCTTAATACAAGACACGTAATTAGTAGCCCAATCCCACATATGGTTAGAAGCTAGTAATTAATGGTTaattggaaagtgaatttgaTATAGTTGTGTTCTATAACTAGAGGTCGAAAATTTAGTTAAAGATAATAGAGTAAGAGTTAGTTGTATTCGACGGAGTCGAAATATGTAAGCATGTATTCGACAGGGTCGATTACTGCAGTTAATAAATAATGTGTTTGGTTGCTTATATCTACATATGACGTTGTAAATCAGATACATAGCAATTTCATAATAAAATTTCCATTTTCACAATATAGTTTTTCTCTCTTATTTTCTATTCTTCTTTGTTCTTCTTGAAAATTCTAATTGTTCCAATAAATTGGTATCAACGAACTCGATTGAGATTCAATCAACGATAATGGCAAACAGCAACACAACATCAACGCAATTTCATGGAAATCTTTTGGTTTTCAAAGGTGAGAACTACGAGAGATGTGTTGCACAAATGAAGGTCATCTTTAGATTTAAAGATGTAGCTGAAATCATGAGTGATGGAGTACATGCGTTGGACGTGAATGCAAATGATGTTCAGAAGGCTGCGCACAATGAACAAAGGAAGAAAGATGGCAAAATTCCTTTCTTGATTCATCAATGTGTGGGTCCTAATGTGTTCGAGAAGATTATTGAAGAAAAGACGTCCAAGGAAGCGTGGGACAAGTTAAAGAACTTGTATGGTGGAGTGAAAACCTGAAGAGACTAAAGTTGCAGACTGATGACACTCTATCATTACATGATTGTTATGAGTGTTTTCGAGTAAATTAATGGAATTTTGAGTTAAAGATGAACTAAAGTATGAAGAAATATGAAGAAAGCGAATAAGTTGAAGAAACCAAGAAAAACCAAGAAATTGTGAAGAAACGAGAAATTTTCAGCATAATTTACATCATGACATATGTATAGTAATTTGATCATATATGGAGTTTCGTAACTcgttttgagatttttttttgttGCAAAAGAAATCTAAAAAGGAGATCTAGCTACTGGATTTCTTGCGCGCCATCGTGGGCACGATTGGGCTTCATCACGTGTGTAACACCCTAATTCCTGACTCGATATTTAATAAGataattcaaatgaaatttcACAATTAGAGTGTCACACATGTTTCACCATAGCATAAAAACATCAACACAAAATAGTCATATAAAATAAGCATCGAAAATCATCAAGCTCGACATATAAGtctcaacaaaaaaaaaactccAACATAAGAAaatcataacacaaataaataatGAACATCTCATCCTCAGTTCTACATATCAGAGAGACTCCTCTAGTACCCAATGATAAAAGCAAAAGAGACATCGACGCCATCCTCTAGCTCAAGC includes these proteins:
- the LOC127118302 gene encoding uncharacterized protein At1g66480, with amino-acid sequence MGNTIGKSKKAKIMKVDGETFKVKTPTTSNDVVKDYPNHVLLDSQAVKHFGLRAKPLEPNQELKPKKIYFLVDLPKIKPEEDKPSLPRRAQSSGIRNMNAKDRLELLMLSKRSVSDISSVKPLPGLGLDGPMRVKMRLPKAQLEKLMEESNDKAEVAEKIMSLYMETSGGGGGDAVEHDGVVLSQNRKPRGKRVSFSPVEIEESHVAAASQ